In Aerococcus loyolae, a genomic segment contains:
- the mvk gene encoding mevalonate kinase: MREICGKSHGKLILMGEHSVVYGQPSIALPFRAVTIQVNLEPAGNYSYLFSDIYEGPVEEAPKKLDALVGLFNRLRHDFLSSHDHFLIKVNSNIPVERGLGSSAALSVAFIRAFFNYLGKDLPNEVLLDYADFAETISHGTPSGLDARVTAYNQPLYFKKGETAQPFHFHTPYWLVIADTGISGNTKQTVKNVRDAYESPFASRQIATQKTIKHLGVLTTDLTQALKAPQPSLEKLAALINAAQHDLAALQVSSPELSWGIDYMRQHGAVAAKLTGGGGGGCYYALVPDRQTGEKLIQALADSPSACQSWLMPFSSESNASEKE; encoded by the coding sequence ATGCGCGAAATTTGCGGCAAATCACATGGAAAATTAATTTTAATGGGGGAGCACAGTGTGGTCTATGGACAGCCATCGATTGCCCTGCCCTTTCGAGCAGTAACCATTCAAGTCAATCTGGAACCGGCTGGCAATTATTCCTACTTATTCAGTGATATCTATGAGGGCCCCGTTGAAGAAGCCCCCAAGAAACTTGACGCCTTGGTGGGTCTCTTTAACCGTCTCCGCCATGATTTCTTAAGCAGTCATGACCATTTCCTGATTAAGGTGAATAGTAATATTCCGGTTGAACGTGGCTTAGGGAGCTCAGCGGCCTTATCAGTAGCCTTTATCCGTGCCTTTTTTAATTACTTAGGTAAAGATTTACCCAATGAAGTCTTACTCGATTATGCTGACTTTGCCGAAACCATTAGTCACGGGACCCCTAGTGGCCTTGATGCTCGGGTTACGGCCTATAACCAACCCCTCTACTTCAAAAAGGGGGAAACAGCCCAACCCTTCCATTTCCATACCCCCTATTGGCTAGTGATTGCTGATACTGGGATTTCAGGAAATACTAAGCAAACCGTGAAAAATGTCCGTGATGCCTATGAAAGCCCCTTTGCTAGCCGGCAAATCGCTACTCAAAAAACCATTAAACACCTGGGAGTCTTAACCACCGATCTGACCCAGGCCTTAAAAGCACCACAACCTTCCTTAGAGAAACTGGCTGCTTTAATTAATGCAGCCCAACATGACCTGGCTGCCCTCCAAGTCTCCAGCCCAGAATTGAGCTGGGGGATTGATTACATGCGCCAACACGGAGCCGTGGCAGCCAAATTGACCGGTGGCGGAGGCGGTGGCTGTTACTATGCTCTGGTCCCTGACCGTCAAACTGGTGAAAAACTCATTCAAGCCCTAGCGGATAGTCCTAGTGCCTGTCAAAGCTGGTTAATGCCTTTTTCAAGTGAATCAAATGCAAGTGAAAAGGAGTAA
- a CDS encoding phosphomevalonate kinase, with protein METIISKRPGKLYLAGEYAIVHSFQGALLVAVDAYVTVELRPLDQTQSRLSTNQAQETFFWTVSDDGEISGIPKQFLLVKTLIQTAYQYLKENGRVEDPFKSIDLKISSDLDSPDGKKYGLGSSAAVSIAILEAILKFYQVDQDHSKKSFAYLLYQLGAIAQIKIDLKGSFGDLAASAFGGCIYYQNFDHTWLKERVKHEAMKVLDLIQMHWDGLMIEPLTLSPDWKLHVAWTEKPSSTEAMLVGKSTRKTDKHEFSLSERHFRYASQQCVILIRQAIIDQDYFVFTKALTYNSHLLYNYTKHRQKPYLTTDLRAAIDLARAAGGTSKVSGAGGGDCAIAFSDETAIGEQIDQAWHEAGIHSLDLGLCPSFIQ; from the coding sequence ATGGAAACCATTATTAGTAAACGCCCAGGAAAGTTATATCTGGCTGGTGAATACGCCATTGTCCATTCCTTTCAAGGGGCTTTATTAGTAGCGGTTGACGCCTATGTCACCGTCGAATTGCGCCCCCTTGATCAAACTCAGTCGCGCTTATCGACTAACCAGGCCCAAGAAACTTTTTTCTGGACGGTTAGTGATGACGGTGAGATCAGTGGGATCCCTAAGCAATTCTTATTAGTCAAGACCTTGATCCAAACAGCCTACCAATATTTAAAGGAAAACGGTCGCGTGGAGGATCCCTTTAAGAGTATTGACCTAAAAATCTCCAGTGACCTGGATAGTCCTGACGGGAAGAAATATGGCCTAGGATCTAGTGCCGCAGTCAGCATAGCTATCCTGGAAGCGATTCTTAAATTCTACCAGGTTGACCAAGACCACTCCAAGAAGTCCTTTGCCTATCTTCTCTACCAACTAGGGGCTATCGCCCAAATCAAAATCGACCTTAAAGGCTCCTTTGGCGACTTGGCTGCTTCAGCTTTTGGAGGCTGCATCTACTATCAAAATTTTGACCATACTTGGTTGAAGGAAAGAGTCAAGCATGAAGCAATGAAAGTCCTAGACCTCATCCAGATGCACTGGGATGGTCTCATGATCGAACCGCTGACTCTATCTCCCGATTGGAAACTCCATGTGGCTTGGACTGAAAAGCCGAGTTCTACCGAAGCCATGCTAGTGGGAAAGTCAACAAGAAAAACAGACAAGCATGAGTTTTCACTTAGCGAACGCCATTTCCGCTACGCCAGTCAACAATGCGTGATTCTAATCCGCCAAGCCATTATCGACCAAGATTACTTTGTTTTTACTAAAGCCTTAACTTATAACAGTCATTTATTGTATAACTATACCAAACACCGGCAAAAACCTTACTTAACCACCGATTTAAGGGCAGCTATTGATTTGGCCCGAGCTGCCGGAGGAACAAGTAAGGTTTCCGGAGCAGGTGGCGGGGACTGTGCCATTGCCTTTAGCGATGAAACAGCTATTGGAGAACAGATTGATCAAGCTTGGCATGAAGCCGGTATCCACTCACTCGACTTGGGACTGTGCCCTAGTTTCATCCAATAA